The DNA window ATCTGGCCAAGGTCCAGAGGGCCGTGTGCATGCTGAGTAATACCACCGCCATCGCTGAGGCCTGGGCTCGTCTGGACCACAAGTTTGACCTGATGTACGCCAAACGGGCCTTTGTTCACTGGTACGTGGGTGAGGGCATGGAGGAGGGTGAGTTCTCTGAGGCCAGAGAGGACATGGCTGCTCTGGAGAAGGATTATGAGGAGGTGGGAGCTGATACTATgggagatgaggatgaagatggagaggagTATTAAATTGTCTTCCCTTGTAACTTTTGAATAAGCACAACATGTATGCTCatctaccagcaaactggtcaggaatGCTAGAACCATTCCACAGTTATCTTTCAGGATAAAtgggagggaaatgtgagaataattattctataatcatttaaatgcatttgtatgtttagcacctaagtagATAAATAAGaaacagagtgtttttcacctctcttgatttagtacacatgtccagagcaccagatttactgtgagattgttatctgaaaccaAAAAAGAATTCCACAAAGATAacaagctgatgtgaataaagaaagagatttgcagaggagcagcagagcgacggagggtgttccagagtgaactgctgcttgctctcccttgcaaggccacctgtgtcttttgttgattcacgcagggttttacTGCTCTATTTCAACTCTAACATGACTttcggcctttggaacttccaaCAGGAGGGAGGTTACTAGGGCAGAATAtttctgtttcaactctaacaaaGTGCTTTAAATTACATACACTGTCCCCAGTTGTTTGaaaatttatatatttttggcTTTATTAGTAATGCATGTATTTACAAaactaaaatacaaaaaagtttTGGCCTGTATATACATGCAGATCTTCCACGATATAACAATTAACAACACATCTACATTTAAAGGTAGAATAAGTAAGTAGACGTGTGTAGataaatacattcattttaaaaaggaaaaatgctaGACAACGTTAATCTTTTGAGAGGAAACGAAAAAACGCATTTCCTGTCagaattaaaatgtatttaattttttttcttattagtGGAAACCTAAGGATTAGTCCTTGTTTTAAGGCGAACCATCCTGGAAGACTACAACAATATCGGCGAAAGGAAGCGATCATCCTTTATCAGTAACCAGGGTAACGACCGGATGTGTTGCTTGGCACGTTCCGGAAGCAGGAAGTGTCACATCGGCTTCTTGATATCACCTATGTGCTTAAAGAAATTGGGCTTTTTCCCCCTAGGTTTTTGTTTTCCATAGTATCGTGGAAATATGGAGGAAAATATCATTAAAAACCTCTTTTGAGTTTTTGTAAAAGCTGATTACTTATTTAGCCTTTAACTGGCAGGACTCTCCATGCAGAGTATAGGGCCCGCTATATTGTTGTGTGCtgcactgccctctagtggtcagaGTTGGTTGTGCAGTCGTTGAGGTCATTTCTTAAATTATTGATCAACCAATTAAAAATAACGTTATTTATTTGACCCAAGTTATATTAAACAGAAGCTGTCTATTCAACTCTGGAGTGGAGTTAACTGAGCAGGTTCTTTGGAGAGTCAAGATGCAGTTGATAAATCCGACCAGTAGGTGTCACTGTATATTGAACTCTATGTTGAAAACTCCAAACATTATCGACCCAAGCGTCCTACGCGGAGCTGCATGTAATGAACCGGGCGGGACAAGGCAGCAAAACAAACGCAACTAGAGCCTCGAGTTCGGAAATGACGACGTGGATAAATGAGTTGCCAGGTTTGTGTTGGTGTCCCCCACCTTAAACTATTGCGTTACAACACCGAAGTTAGTCATTAGTTGATTCACAACAGTAAATTACATTTTCCTCAACCCTTGATGTTGTACCTAATAGACTTATACATCTCAATGAAATGTCcgtttctaaaaaaaacaaaaatgtaaaacaatcattaaaataaaattccaccaatctaaaaataaataatatcatCCATAAAAAATACATCATTCACGTTTATGTATGTTTATGATATGAAATCATTGCTTCACCAAACTTTTTgctgtccctttttttttatcaaaaggATCATCACTACACCAGAGGTAGCGGAGGTAGGATCTCTGATTACACCTAAGATATAAACTTTTAGGTTGttttgtagtgtgtgtgtgtgtgtgtgtgtgtgtgtgtgtgtgtgtgcgtgtggattGGCTGATTGGTCTCCGTTGTCAGACGGTGTGAAAAAAGGAGATTATTTCTATCAAACCTGGCAACCCAGCAAGAGTCCTCCGTAGGAAAATATTGCCCACAGCGGACTCCTCGGTATTAAAGGCGGCTGGCGGTTAGAGCTGCGGTGTCCCGTTTCCAGAATCGACTATTCATTCTTCGGGCCAACCTAAAGTAAGCCTTAATTATTCTTCCACATCAAGCAGACTGAAGGAATAATCAATTAATGCTGTAATATTGGCGCAGCCCGTGCTGTTTAGTGGAGCAGCCCGAGCTCTAAAGGAGCCCGTTGATCATCATCGAAGCCTTCTGCTAGCTGCTTTTTTTCGGGTACGGCTCCATCTAAAGCTCCATCCCCGAGACGGCCGGTACGTGCGCTGCAGTAATTCTTGTGCAGCCTCGGTTTCAGTGTTTTATTTCTGGTTTTGGCTCAAACGGTGCATTTATCCCGCAAAGTCCCTGCAAAGCTAATCACGTAAGGCAACATTAGCACGCTAAGTTGATACGTAACCTCCGGACTTGAGGCACAAATGAAACGCTGTGTGAACGACCTCATTTTAGAAGAGAACATTAAGGATAAGAATCAGAGTCTGGGGGGCAATAGAATGATAGAGGGATCGATTTTGTACACGCCGTAATTCGCCGTCGCCATTAGGCCGGGTTATCTAGCTAATATTACCAAGAAGCGGTGCTTTAAGGGTCCGTGAAGCAAAACgacaatttaattttaaaacgGTTGTTTTTGTAGACCTGCCGAGTCGGGGTGCCTCTGTTCCCCCCCTCCAAACGACCTAAAATGGGATGAAATTCTCAGCCCAGTTTGACCTCTGCAGGGCGCATCTCCGTGATTGACGTGGCAGCGAGCTTCTGATTATCAAACGCAAATGAACAATTATTTAAGAGCGATTTTCTTGAGGTAACTGCGGAGGTGGTTTCACCTAAAACGGGCGTTTAATTTTATCAGACCAGTAGAAAGATATAGAATATGGTGGTAAAGAACACTGACTGATCCCATTGGACCCCCTTTCAGAACTGGTTACTTGCACCTTTTTTTGCAGCCACCTGCAGATTTGATTTTAACACCCTCCAACACACCCGTCTGCGCGCTCCTTGGACCATAACGTTGCTGCATCAAAAGGCAGCTACTGTTGTGCTGAGTGAGCAGCTTTTTCTCACCTGCATCACTCAACATAAGTGCACCTGGCTCCTCTCGGGCCGGCGCTCCATCCCTCTTGATCAACATAAAGCATCCTTGTGTTCCCGTCAGCAGCCGCAGCCGCGTCACTTGttgactgtgcgtgtgtgccttTGACGTCTGCAaaggtgtggtgtgtgtgtggagccatGACCGTGGCATGCCAAGGCCCAATCAGCAGGGTGTGGGGCTGTGCAGGTCTGAAGTTTCCCTTTCAAGGGAAGCAGGGGCAGAAAGAGAAACTtacaaaggaaggaaaacagctGGCCTATAAAACCCGGGGTCGCGGATTCGCTCGCACAGGCATTTTTAAGTCTGGATGGAGCAGCAGTAAAGTGGTCAAAGAAACTCGAAAAGGAAAACTGAAAATTCCGAAACGTGTCACCCAGAGACGGCGCTGATGTCTTCGCCGGATGGCTGTGCGTAAACTTCTCGGGGGAATTTCTTCATCACGCCTGTTGGAAGAGCAGAAAATAGCAGCTGTTACTGTGTCAAACTCGGGGATTGGCAGAGGGCTCGGATCGGGAATGCGCTCTCGTTGTAcatgaggaaaaaggaaattccTTAAGAACATGTTCCTGTCTTCAAACTGCATGCAACCATGCCAAGACTGATACTAACtgcagatatttttttttaaatttcaacctGCAGCTGCCGGACAGGAGACGACTTATGAAAATGTGCTTCTGATTCAGTGAGGAGCTGCGTTTCATTTGATTTGCATTCAGACTTTTAGATTGAAACCAACCTTtcagtgtctctgtctctgtttctgctTTGTGCTCTGATGACGGCTCTTTTTTCAGTCAGTCGTCCCAGTAACAGCTggttttcttcccccccccctcacagatCTGGATGACATAAGTgcagaaaggagaggaagtCTTTGCCTAAACGGTGCATTCTTGTTCTGAGCTTCACTCCCCTGAGCCTCCACTTTGTGAGCTTTACTGGCATCTgctttattggggggggggggacccaaaGCCTTTATTTGAAAAAGGGCCTGAAGACACTGGAGAGATTAGCAGAGCCTTAAAGGAAGCCTTTCTGATACGTGTGTGACAACATGGCAAAGAAGAACAGTCAGAAAGGTATGTATCTGCTTTATTTACGCTTGTTCAGAAGAATCCCGAGTATTTACTGCAAAATTCCACATGCATTTTACTGACGTGTTGAACCTGCGGCACACAGACGTCAGGATTCAGGTGTCGGTGAACAAATGAATGTTTAGTTTGAGCACACTTTCTCTTTAATGGCTACAGAACCCAGGTTTGGTTTTAGGGGAGCAGACCAGGCCACCGAAATATGCGTGattgtttctgttttaaacATTAATGGAGCGGTTTTAAAGTTCCATCTAAGCTTTAATGAGCAGTAGTGAGATAAACGGGAATCCACCTTCACTATCAGCTTGTTCTCCCAAATTTACTAAAGTTTGCGCAACTTTTCCTTCACTTTTTGGAGTTTTGTTCAGCCTCAGTCGGCTTCATCGCTTTAGCTTAACGCTGTTCACGTCGAGGCCTTTTAATGTGAGAGAAACACCTTCATGAGTCCAGGTCGTCCATTTTTAAGGCTTATGAACGCGCACCACTTTCAAAGAAATCGCTGTCGGCCGCTTTGATTTGCAAATGACCTCCAAGGACAGTTTGCAAATGAGCCTCAAGGTCGTTTTCCTGTGTTTTCTGCAGACACGTCTGGGGTGGTGTTTGACACGCGTTCAAAGATGGTCATGTGTCAGGGAGGAACCACCGAGAGGATGAAGGACAAGGTAAGACATCTGATGTGGGGCGCCCGCCACACTGTTGCAGATTGGATGAATGTGAAGCTTAAAACCACAAATTTTATGCCGTATCAAGAGGTTTTTAATCCTACTGCGAAATACTTGGTGTCTATGTTGCTGGATTTACGGCTAAGCCCTGACATTCCCTTTCATTAGTTGTGGGAGCTGCAGTTTCCCAGTTTGCTGGTTTCTGGCAACAAAAGAGGGCGAGATGTCGGcgtgagcagctgctccagttgATAAAGTGcatttttccttcagctctttgCCACGTCGGATCACCTGAAAACAGCTTTTGTTGAAACTTGAACTAAAAGGGAAGTCCAAGTTAGACACCAGTTTCCTTTACTGGTGGGGTGTCAGCAGCAGTTCTTCCAAAGAAGAGCTCAAGTCCCTAAAACCCTGGACAATTTAATTCaacctcctgctctctctctcctctctctcctcctctctctcctgctcactCTCTCTtgctcttgctctctctctctctcgccgcTGGTTATTAATCTTATTGAATCTCTATTTTAATACATTAAAAACTCCAATTACGACAAGGGGATtctaaatatttacatttgactttgttaaatgtgtgtgaatgtctGCATTAAATAAATCCGTTGCTTTCATGGTTGCAGTCCATGAATTAAAGCCCGAGGTTGGTTTCAACTCaactttgggtgttttttgaCGGTGGCGAGAATGGCACCGCCTTGTGTGACCTGTTAAGTACTGTGACTGTACTGATCAGGTTAAGGTCTCTtttgcctgcctctctgcccaCGTTGTCGTCAGTAACCCGTTGAGAAGATATTGTTTTAGGATTTTTATCTAATTTTTTTCACGAGGGCATCTGATCAAACCAAATAGGATAAAAGTTGAAACCAGTAAATCAGACTGATCTAATAATAAACTcttgtcctcttcctgtttttttttttttctttctgcagaTCAGTGCCGTCAGGGCCGTCGTCCCCAACAAAAGTAACAACGAGATCGTGCTGGTGTTGCAGCATTTTGAGAACTGCGTCGACAAAGCCGTTCAAGCTTTCCTAGAAGGTACGACGTCTCCGTTCGTCCCCGATTTAAAAGCAAATAACAATTGCTCAAACGCGGCCTGACCCCCACCCCACTTGACATAAATCCTGTGGCGGCGGTGACGTACGCGCCGGCGTTATCGGCATGTACGCACCAGCGCTAGTCTGAGCATGTGAGCCGTGTCTGAAACATGACCTTCGAGAACAGgttttcctttccctcctcaTGCCTGCCGTGCTTGGCAGTCAGATGCCTGAACGTCGTTTGCATAGCTTTACTTTGATGAGTGTAATAATAGAGCGCGGTGTTGCGTCACGCCGCATTGTTCCTAATTTTAGCGCTGCGTTGGAAACACACCCGGGGACGCTCGTGCGCGGGGACGGTGTGATGCGGCTGCACTGCGTATGATTGTCACCGCTGCAAACCTCTGACTTTCAGGTAGCGCGGTGGAGATCCTGAAGGAGTGGAATGTCACCGGCAAGAAGAAGGTGAGCAGACCCCCAAGTTGAATGGGCGTTGTCGTTTGGATCCAGGACACGATGAGACGATTGAAACGGAGATGTTGACCGCTGGTATTTGTCTTTCTGTCCAGcccaagaagaaaaagaagcccaAGCCTCAGCCAGAGGCCCCTGCTGAGCCCGCTCCCCCTGAGGCCACGCCGCCCGTGGACGGCAAGGACGAGATGAACGGTTTCCACGCCAACGGGTCCGCGGTGGACGGCGAGTCTCTCGACTCTCTTAGCGAACAGTTGGACTCCGCCTCTCTGGATGCGGCCGAGCTGGACTCTGAACCCGCCTCATCCGAAACCACCGGTAACCAGTGCTCTGATAAACGGGGTTTGTTTGAGCCTCTCAGCATTTACAACATCTGGGTCGGCTCGTTGGCGGTGGATTATTTTCCCACGGTCATTGTTGACAGTTTAAGATGTTGGAGGATTGACAGCGAGTGAGAGATTTATGCTTTTAAAAGCAGTCTGGCTGCCTCCGTCAGCATAGCTGAGACAACCTCGTTGCCTTTGTAGTTATACTGGCAGGCAGCCGCGCCAGACTATGCAGCTTCACACCTACAGCAAATCTGCTCatctcttctgctgcttccttttaTAGCATTTTGAAGAAGCTCGCACGCAACTCATGATTTCTGGTGATTCTATTTGTCCTCTCGCAGGTGTAGAAGCAGAAAGTCAAGGTAGCGCGCCGAGTCCCAGCTTGCAGCAGGGGTGGAGGAATCACCAGGGTCCCAGAGGGTACAAGCCCCGACACAGGCATGGCTCCAGTTCACACCCGCCTGCTTCCTCATTAGCGCCCACCATCAACGAGCATGGATCAGCAGCCAAGAAGATAGGTCAGACACTTGTGATGTTCCCACCGCGTTCGGAGCGGCAAAACGGGGAGTAAACGTGTGTGTGAcgcctgtgctgtgtgtgacgTCTGCCCCTCAGCCTCCAACATCGATCGCTCCGTGAAGGACCTGCAGCGCTGCACCGCCTCCCTGACCCGCTACCGGATGGTGATCAAAGATGAGATGGATTCTTCAATCAAGAGGATGAAGCTGACGTTTGCGGAGCTTCAGAGCTGGTGAGTCAGCTTGAGTCATCTAATCGGAGGGCGTTGCTGGAACCTTTGCCCTCCTGGGGAAAAATACCGTTTCTTTAACGGGAATTGAGTAGTTATACAGTATGTGACGaaactgctgtttgttgttgctggCAGCTTTTCCTCCTGTTAATGTTCACACATGATGCCGAATGTGTTGGGTTTGAAAGTCAAAAACCACCTGAAAGGTCTGATCCGTCGGGGACGAGAGTCGTCGGTCCAGCTGATCTGCGTCGCCGTGACGCCGTTGTGACCCTTTGGTTTGCTCTTTGTATCGACTTCGAGGGTAAACTGACCacttctctctccttttttttagtttaatgGACAGAGAAGTGACCCTCCTGACAGAGATGGACAAAGTCAAATTGGAGACCAGTAAGTATTTTCAAATACGGCCCGTTTCCACGACACTCCCGGGACTTTGTTTCACACATGATAACCTCGCTCCTGACCTAAATCGCTCCCAGAGAGGCAGTAAAGGAGATAGTTGATGAAACAGCAAGTCCCAGTTTCCTGCAAACGGCAGCGCTTGCCCTCCAGTTCTCCCTATACCTGCAGCACACTGCTGTTTGTATGTGCGTGTAACATGACAGAGCAGGACTGCATTTTTGTGTAAGTAGGCCATTCTCTCAGCGGTGTGTGTTGCAGGCCTGAAAAGGGCCAATAGTCTCAGGTGTCGAGGGAGGCTCAATGCTGTCTTTGTGCGCCCTGTTTGGGGGAATTGAGAGGAAAGTGAAGAAACTAATATTTCTTTGACAGAGCAACATCCAGCTTCACTCGGTGTTCACCGATGGTTGCTCTTAAATATTTCCTGCAGGAAAAGTCGGCTCAAAATCTTCAGACGGGGGGTTTTCCCGTCGGGTTCCAGGGGTACGGATGGTGCTGAGGCTAACACTAGGGGTCCAGGCATCGGTGTTTTGGCAGAGTGAAGCTAACAGTCGAGGGGGTCAAAAGTGGCGCTGTCGCTGAGTTAAGTCAGGATTTCTGTTTCTTGCACAGCTGCGGAGGCACTTTGAGCTTGTTCAGACCCGTTTTTAAAGTGCGCCTTGGACACTCATCCCAAGTGTGGCGGCCTCACCTGAGACGCTGGCAGGATCCATTTGAGATCCAGTCTCTGTGCCCACTTCAGCAGGTGGGCTcagcctcggggggggggggcggtccgTCTCCACGGCGAAAACGCTCTAGTTTTACTCCATTTCTTCCATTTGTGGGCTGTATGTAACTTGTGACATTTATCCCTCGACCGCTGTGTTGGTGTTGTTGCCGTTTGCACAGCTGCCGTAAACTCTCTATCTGTGACCTTTGTTTATCTGTCAACGCGGAGTCAGCTGCACTTTGGCATAATGCACTTTGTCAGGTCAGCAGGAGGCTAACGAAGCTCTGACGGGAAAATGAAACTTGCTGGGTGGAAAAGGAAAACGAGGTTAGGGATTATCGGATGTTCGGTTCGGCCTCGTTTCATGAAAGTTAGAAATATTTCACTTCGGATTTGGAGCCGGAGCTACAGAGCACTGGATGAGCTgcgggggggggtgatgagtgggggggggtgatgagggggggtgatggaggatggatgggttggtggagggtgatggagggtgatgggggctgatggaggctgatggaggatgGTGGGGGGTGATGGAGTCTGATGGAGTCTGATGGAGTCTGATGGAGTCTGATGGGGGCTGATGGAGTCTGATgggggctgatggaggctggtggagtcTGATGGGGGCTGGTGGAGTCTGATGGAGTCTGATGGGGGCTGATGGAGTCTGATGGGGGCTGGTGGAGTCTGATGGGGGCTGGTGGAgtctgatggaggctggtggagtcTGATGGGCTCTGATGGGGGCTGATGGAGGGTGATCGGGGCTGGTGGAGTCTGATGGAGTCTGGTGGAGTCTGATGTTCACAATGAAAGTGACCTGTGTTCTTTTTCAGTGTTGACTCTGGACACTCGGCAGAAGAGAGCCGAGG is part of the Takifugu flavidus isolate HTHZ2018 chromosome 8, ASM371156v2, whole genome shotgun sequence genome and encodes:
- the spats2 gene encoding LOW QUALITY PROTEIN: spermatogenesis-associated serine-rich protein 2 (The sequence of the model RefSeq protein was modified relative to this genomic sequence to represent the inferred CDS: deleted 3 bases in 2 codons): MAKKNSQKDTSGVVFDTRSKMVMCQGGTTERMKDKISAVRAVVPNKSNNEIVLVLQHFENCVDKAVQAFLEGSAVEILKEWNVTGKKKPKKKKKPKPQPEAPAEPAPPEATPPVDGKDEMNGFHANGSAVDGESLDSLSEQLDSASLDAAELDSEPASSETTGVEAESQGSAPSPSLQQGWRNHQGPRGYKPRHRHGSSSHPPASSLAPTINEHGSAAKKIASNIDRSVKDLQRCTASLTRYRMVIKDEMDSSIKRMKLTFAELQSCLMDREVTLLTEMDKVKLETMLTLDTRQKRAEELRRLTDRSASMSEEQLSELRAEIKHFVSERKYDEDLGKAVRFTFDLEPLKSSITGFGSVYHPRTGYSNRSRCSSTSSSVTGPSLQETPAPPPRSHQTQNPPSESRPPPNKQVFQGNRRTFQGPGYHSGSQRYNGGPHADRSAARPNHRYHSDGASAGPTSHNNSRGPPRSSTYHQDRPAQNGLPQRPPRTHCP